One part of the Leptolyngbya sp. CCY15150 genome encodes these proteins:
- a CDS encoding alpha/beta fold hydrolase, with protein MPSPPASWMPRLGRQRDWIWRGWQVRYTYAPSAQANALPILLIHGFGSSLTQWHCNIMPLAEHHPVYAVDMLGFGASRKAAAPYKVQLWVDQVYDLWRSLLGRPVLLVGHSLGALVALSAAAQHPEMVQGLTLMTLPASRQELIPPWVQPIAGTLERLFANPLVVLPLFELARRPGFIRAGLGLAYAQKACITQDLIESYVAPTRDRGAGQTLCRLSSASTHYDYAPDSHSLISQLRCPTLLLWGQQDRVIPLKRGRQLVQQHPSLNLIELPQAGHCAYEEQPDRVNHELLQWAVQVGTSATD; from the coding sequence ATGCCCTCTCCCCCCGCCTCTTGGATGCCTCGCCTCGGTCGCCAGCGCGATTGGATCTGGCGCGGTTGGCAAGTGCGCTACACCTATGCCCCCTCGGCTCAAGCCAACGCTCTCCCCATTCTGCTGATCCACGGCTTCGGCTCCTCCCTCACCCAATGGCACTGCAATATCATGCCTCTAGCGGAGCATCACCCCGTCTATGCCGTAGATATGCTGGGTTTTGGGGCATCGCGCAAGGCGGCCGCTCCCTATAAGGTGCAGCTCTGGGTTGATCAAGTCTATGACCTGTGGCGATCGCTCCTGGGGCGTCCGGTTCTACTGGTGGGGCATTCCCTAGGAGCCTTGGTGGCCCTGAGCGCCGCTGCCCAACATCCCGAGATGGTGCAAGGGCTGACGTTGATGACCCTGCCCGCCTCCCGCCAAGAGCTTATTCCGCCTTGGGTGCAGCCCATTGCCGGTACCCTCGAACGCCTGTTTGCCAATCCCTTGGTGGTGCTGCCGCTATTTGAGCTAGCCCGTCGCCCTGGGTTCATCCGTGCTGGTCTGGGGCTAGCCTATGCCCAAAAAGCCTGTATTACCCAAGACTTAATTGAAAGTTACGTTGCCCCCACCCGCGATCGCGGCGCAGGGCAAACCCTTTGCCGGCTTTCCAGCGCTTCTACCCATTACGACTATGCCCCCGATAGCCATTCGTTGATCAGCCAGCTTCGCTGTCCGACCTTGCTCCTGTGGGGGCAGCAGGATCGGGTAATTCCCCTCAAACGCGGGCGGCAACTGGTGCAGCAGCATCCCTCCCTCAACCTGATCGAACTTCCCCAAGCAGGGCACTGTGCCTATGAAGAACAGCCCGATCGCGTCAATCACGAACTGCTGCAGTGGGCAGTTCAGGTCGGCACCTCAGCGACAGACTAA